A single window of Polaribacter sp. SA4-10 DNA harbors:
- a CDS encoding PLD nuclease N-terminal domain-containing protein encodes MTYLGMIGPWQIILLAFVLLGIIPTIIALIDLLKSKFNGNDKIVWVLVVLFFNLFGAILYFVIGRKQKVESRK; translated from the coding sequence ATGACATATTTAGGAATGATTGGACCTTGGCAGATAATACTATTAGCATTTGTTTTACTTGGAATTATCCCAACAATAATAGCACTGATTGATCTCTTAAAAAGTAAATTCAATGGAAATGATAAAATTGTTTGGGTTTTAGTGGTACTATTTTTTAATTTGTTTGGAGCAATTTTATATTTTGTAATTGGACGAAAACAGAAAGTAGAAAGTAGAAAGTAA